A window of the Drosophila simulans strain w501 chromosome 2L, Prin_Dsim_3.1, whole genome shotgun sequence genome harbors these coding sequences:
- the LOC6731984 gene encoding disks large homolog 5, whose product MAKMASGDLSLTSTSSQEEESSEYVGYDNTLRPPSNSSGSTTAANMSNNNGPSKGVSSGVGVSGISGGNGANYDILQAQYKSALLELNTLRHQHANTKRRCDELATELTLYQEHYVADRNKFTDMVEESARFKRLLLETQNQQSQQAQNGNSQVPPVGSGNPYYFGKTQGCDGSCSEKLAELKKERNMVAVEREKYKKSYIELEKDRNYYRERGDENQKLKVLLSQESKNVLSLTEELNQLLSEKDNVLQEHQKMSDDLVLANKEIERLKKDEQLARAEIKVLQLANADLKKRDLLKSRDSSWSKEFPSGKELENSKELEKLRKSLEKALSEVERSSQDAEEAKRVRDWAISQREKIVQERDSVKTLCDKMRHERDKAISDSLMAIRDSEKIKKQKDEAQKKIDLLKEQMEQQERQNLDSNASGSRRSFRPSSYEGEDLLEVELSGYEHTSDLGIILDDSNKRKLVCGVTSSSPACGKLKINDVICKVNNLDCQSLSKRMVLDEIRACAPRSLLLVSRTRHSKRHAYSVQLKTRDRDCPHGLQLDMGVFIAKIEQNSLAFYEPELDVGDRVLSINNKSMDSVQSIEEVMQLLNDPRSDGLNLFALKYVQDQLPPGMTTSSAQTDSIDSMQHVQSAGGGGGSGPSSATKHPSRFAEFFFRKLKFSKPGTPEDNFEQEHDDAIAALDSVLSENSSEKSKENLFNRKKRTKKEKEASKSMGTWPRTNISHENPTGTMRGNEKKRALMSLFTAGPINVDKDDELMGEVGVPEKQPAALIQDQLPPPLPPQMSKPLAHIRGSNGGAIKTHPNRNSNPVSSGVSALFPPGPPNGMPNASYPTHPRHSLYGVTAEEIYQKPIQRAPLMGANARVKMPSQERYGTRPHSNHRLSLNITPSGDFYQPKTSGQQAQQQVMNASSSSTGFGVGSGSMGGGTGPAAGEFPVRKQQVYDVFHPPPLPKNSSGSNPNAVFMPLNPPRGSHPLPVGQPPDVVSLKSQNSIESILSAKSPAISEYGMYAKRHVPQAVRHVPKYPSDSESIGSGVHGGYGGFLQSTHMPGNRHTQLFPTFGPGGRGNRRSSPLTLPSPPPQQQLQQLPTATAPHDSVGIPTDLEYHPHHHTQTNPMPHPHPHMHAPYFDYGHGPYPYMGGGVSGVGGAIYEGGTFPRKKDNQRLRIPSNPSVASKSSSMVKNSSGSIDHHYVTSTGPVSGGSMSASSSDRAPMSLMSSSIHNSYGANIAGGNGTGSGVGVGGGGGGGSGRGSPMPQVHVEVLSHGGGGSGKRNSNVPADFLCPGDLRRVTIDKRDKSLGITIQCNNNGGGIFVSTVADKSTAMRAGLQVGDQLLEVCGINMRAATQEIAANVLRQCGDSFTMLVQYNPEKFPSIEYEGAHNLEPESPINHSGSPTPRNSPRPPARNSLFPLPMQPQAPSTRPGSRAPLSHQSIKDQSFTDSLENQSDISSSQDMPSSAATTTTTTASATSTVYDEEPKPSLPPPPASVPAETLRYVTLHMDKSKNLGIKLFGGNKVGIYVHDVAAGSPSDHAGIRKGDQILEYNGVDLSGVTAEQAANEISKLTDTVTMLVQNKLHTLKQIKDEPGDSFYIRVGFDRTGELNEDDLRFVKDEVLYVDNTVFNGTFGLWRAWKLDAMGHRKECGIIPSQMKVEEELRSGEVVDCDTGTARRGSTSARRSFFRRKKNQRSSSRDSTEIASFSNTQLSFFPDLGLLNDDGGALSYQRVELLDSPIRRPVLIIGPLSECLMVRLTIDFSNLFKLCEVTAMDCSQEAMEEGLKENIFVDYRRRGNKFECTTVESISNACKNDRRHCILDVSISAVERLQRLQIYPIVLLLRFKSAKQIRDIRDFGTDKISAKAAKEMYERAMKLETDYKQYISAVIPGVSIKHMCTQIKDAVDKEQDKLLWVPVSSG is encoded by the exons ATGGCGAAGATGGCATCTGGAGATCTATCGCTGACTAGCACGAGTAGCCAGGAAG AAGAGAGCTCGGAGTATGTGGGCTATGATAATACCCTACGACCGCCGTCCAACTCCAGCGGCAGCACCACAGCTGCCAACATGTCCAACAACAACGGGCCCTCGAAGGGCGTCAGTAGCGGTGTGGGCGTGTCGGGCATTTCTGGTGGAAACGGCGCTAATTACGATATACTGCAGGCGCAGTACAAGTCCGCACTTTTGGAGTTAAATACCCTACGCCACCAGCATGCGAACACCAAGAGGCGATGCGATGAGTTAGCCACCGAATTAACTCTGTACCAGGAGCACTACGTGGCCGATCGCAACAAGTTCACCGATATGGTGGAGGAGAGCGCCCGTTTCAAGCGTCTGCTGCTGGAGACCCAAAACCAACAGAGCCAGCAGGCCCAGAATGGCAATAGCCAAGTGCCGCCAGTCGGCAGTGGGAATCCTTATTATTTTGGCAAGACACAGGGATGCGATGGGAGCTGCAGTGAGAAGCTGGCCGAACTGAAGAAAGAGCGAAATATGGTGGCCGTGGAGAGGGAGAAGTACAAGAAGTCCTACATCGAGCTTGAAAAGGATCGCAACTACTACCGGGAGCGAGGCGATGAAAACCAGAAGCTGAAGGTTCTTCTCTCCCAGGAGAGTAAGAATGTGCTCTCTCTTACCGAGGAGCTTAATCAACTGCTGTCCGAGAAGGACAACGTGCTGCAGGAGCACCAGAAGATGTCAGACGATCTGGTTCTGGCCAACAAAGAAATTGAGAGGCTCAAAAAGGACGAACAGTTGGCCAGGGCCGAAATCAAGGTTCTGCAGCTGGCCAACGCGGACCTTAAAAAGCGCGATCTTTTAAAGTCTCGCGATAGCTCGTGGTCCAAAGAATTTCCGAGTGGAAAGGAGCTGGAAAACAGCAAGGAACTGGAAAAGCTGCGCAAGAGTCTAGAAAAGGCCCTCTCGGAGGTGGAGCGTTCAAGCCAGGATGCCGAAGAAGCGAAGCGCGTAAGGGATTGGGCCATATCACAACGTGAGAAGATCGTGCAGGAGCGGGATTCGGTGAAGACGCTCTGTGACAAAATGCGCCACGAGAGAGATAAAGCCATCTCCGACTCCCTGATGGCCATCCGCGATAGCGAGAAGATTAAAAAGCAGAAGGACGAAGCGCAGAAGAAGATCGACTTGTTGAAAGAACAAATGGAGCAGCAAGAGCGCCAAAATCTTGACAGTAATGCCTCCGGATCCCGACGCAGTTTCCGCCCAAGCAGTTACGAGGGTGAGGATCTCCTGGAAGTAGAGCTGTCCGGCTACGAGCACACGTCCGACCTGGGCATCATCCTGGATGACAGCAACAAGAGAAAATTGGTGTGTGGCGTTACCAGCAGTTCACCCGCCTGCGGGAAGCTCAAGATCAACGATGTGATCTGCAAGGTAAACAACTTGGACTGCCAGTCTTTGTCGAAGCGGATGGTTCTTGATGAGATCCGCGCCTGTGCTCCTCGTTCCCTCCTGCTCGTTTCCCGAACTCGTCACAGCAAGCGGCACGCCTATTCTGTTCAGTTAAAGACTAGGGATAGGGATTGCCCGCATGGCCTGCAACTGGACATGGGAGTGTTCATTGCAAAGATCGAGCAGAATTCGCTAGCCTTCTACGAACCAGAGCTGGACGTTGGCGACCGAGTGTTAAGCATTAACAACAAGTCGATGGACTCGGTGCAATCAATCGAGGAAGTGATGCAGTTGCTGAATGATCCCCGGAGCGATGGGCTCAATCTGTTTGCCCTTAAATACGTGCAGGATCAGTTACCCCCGGGAATGACCACCTCGTCGGCGCAGACAGATTCCATTGACTCCATGCAGCATGTCCAAAGTGCCGGGGGAGGTGGAGGAAGTGGGCCCAGTAGCGCCACCAAACATCCGTCCAGGTTCGCGGAATTTTTCTTCCGTAAGCTTAAGTTCAGCAAGCCGGGCACACCAGAGGATAACTTTGAGCAGGAGCACGACGACGCCATCGCTGCTTTGGATTCTGTGCTCAGTGAAAACAGCTCTGAGAAGAGCAAGGAGAATCTGTTCAACCGcaagaagcggaccaagaagGAGAAAGAGGCCTCCAAGAGCATGGGTACCTGGCCGCGGACCAACATCTCGCATGAAAACCCAACGGGCACCATGCGCGGCAATGAGAAGAAGCGTGCTCTGATGTCGCTTTTTACGGCCGGTCCCATAAATGTGGACAAGGATGACGAGCTGATGGGTGAGGTTGGAGTGCCGGAAAAGCAGCCAGCAGCGTTGATCCAGGATCAGTTGCCTCCACCGCTGCCCCCGCAAATGTCTAAGCCACTGGCTCACATTCGGGGATCAAACGGTGGAGCTATAAAAACGCATCCAAACCGCAATTCTAATCCGGTGAGCTCGGGAGTCTCAGCACTGTTTCCCCCCGGACCGCCCAATGGAATGCCCAACGCTAGTTATCCTACACATCCGAGGCATTCGCTATACGGTGTGACTGCCGAGGAGATTTACCAAAAGCCAATCCAGCGAGCGCCTCTGATGGGCGCCAATGCCAGGGTTAAAATGCCTTCACAAGAGCGCTACGGAACCAGGCCGCATAGTAACCATCGCCTGTCGTTAAATATCACTCCGAGCGGGGATTTTTATCAGCCCAAGACCAGTGGCCAGCAGGCCCAGCAGCAAGTAATGAACGCCTCATCGTCATCGACGGGCTTTGGAGTAGGATCGGGATCAATGGGCGGTGGAACGGGTCCGGCGGCCGGAGAGTTTCCAGTGCGCAAGCAGCAGGTCTATGACGTCTTCCATCCGCCTCCCCTGCCCAAAAACAGCTCAGGATCCAATCCCAATGCTGTGTTCATGCCGCTCAATCCGCCCAGAGGCAGTCACCCGCTGCCCGTTGGCCAACCGCCGGACGTAGTGTCCCTGAAATCGCAGAATTCTATAGAGTCAATACTGTCTGCCAAGAGTCCCGCTATCAGCGAATACGGGATGTACGCCAAGCGCCATGTGCCGCAGGCAGTAAGGCATGTGCCGAAGTACCCGAGTGATAGCGAGAGTATTGGTTCCGGTGTTCACGGAGGATATGGTGGGTTTCTTCAGTCCACCCATATGCCGGGAAATAGACACACGCAGCTCTTTCCCACTTTTGGACCCGGTGGTCGGGGTAACCGGAGATCCAGTCCATTGACCCTGCCTTCACCACCGCctcagcagcagttgcaacagcTACCTACGGCGACGGCACCGCACGACAGCGTTGGAATACCCACTGATCTGGAGTACCATCCGCACCATCACACGCAGACCAACCCGATgccgcatccacatccccatATGCATGCTCCTTACTTTGATTACGGACACGGTCCCTATCCCTATATGGGTGGTGGAGTCTCGGGAGTTGGCGGAGCTATCTATGAAGGCGGAACATTTCCCCGCAAGAAAGACAATCAGCGATTAAGGATTCCATCTAATCCCAGTGTggccagcaaaagcagcagtaTGGTGAAGAATAGCTCTGGCAGCATCGACCATCATTATGTGACGAGCACGGGGCCAGTTTCCGGAGGATCCATGTCAGCCTCGTCCTCGGATCGCGCACCTATGTCACTGATGAGCTCTAGTATTCACAACAGTTACGGTGCAAATATTGCAGGAGGAAATGGAACTGGATCGGGCGTAGGAGttggaggaggcggtggaggaggaAGTGGCCGCGGTTCGCCCATGCCGCAGGTTCATGTAGAAGTCCTTAGCCATGGAGGCGGCGGAAGTGGCAAGCGCAACTCCAATGTGCCTGCGGATTTTCTCTGCCCCGGAGACCTTAGAAGAGTCACCATCGACAAGCGCGACAAGTCGCTCGGTATCACCATTcagtgcaacaacaacggcggcgGAATATTTGTGTCAACCGTCGCTGACAAAAGCACGGCGATGCGTGCCGGTCTCCAGGTGGGCGATCAACTCTTGGAAGTATGTGGCATTAACATGCGGGCGGCCACGCAGGAGATTGCTGCCAATGTGCTGCGGCAGTGCGGCGACTCCTTTACAATGCTCGTTCAGTACAATCCGGAGA agtTCCCTTCAATTGAGTACGAGGGAGCGCACAATTTGGAACCAGAATCTCCCATCAATCATTCGGGCTCCCCGACTCCGCGCAACTCTCCCCGTCCTCCTGCCCGCAACTCGCTCTTCCCGTTGCCGATGCAGCCGCAGGCTCCTTCAACGAGGCCCGGCTCGAGGGCTCCGCTGTCGCATCAGTCGATTAAGGACCAGAGCTTCACCGATAGCCTTGAGAACCAGTCGGatatcagcagcagccaggacATGCCTTCTTCGGCggccaccaccacaacaacgactGCCTCGGCCACGTCGACGGTGTATGATGAGGAACCCAAGCCATCCTTGCCGCCGCCACCTGCATCCGTTCCAGCAGAGA CCCTAAGGTATGTGACTCTGCACATGGACAAGTCAAAGAACCTGGGAATCAAGCTATTTGGGGGCAATAAAGTTGGCATATATGTGCACGACGTCGCGGCGGGATCGCCTTCTGATCATGCTGGAATTCGCAAGGGGGACCAAATACTGGAGTACAATGGTGTGGATCTGAGCGGAGTCACTGCTGAGCAGGCGGCCAATGAGATTTCAAAGCTTACGGATACGGTCACCATGTTGGTGCAGAATAAGTTACACA CCCTAAAGCAAATTAAAGACGAGCCTGGCGACTCCTTTTATATTCGCGTGGGGTTTGACCGGACTGGTGAGTTGAACGAGGACGATTTGCGCTTTGTTAAGGACGAGGTGCTCTACGTGGACAATACGGTTTTTAATGGCACTTTTGGCTTGTGGCGAGCCTGGAAGCTGGATGCGATGGGCCATCGGAAGGAGTGCGGCATAATACCCAGTCAAATGAA GGTGGAAGAGGAACTGCGTTCGGGTGAGGTGGTCGACTGTGATACGGGAACGGCCAGACGCGGCAGCACTTCGGCAAGAAGATCATTTTTTCGTCGTAAGAAAAACCAGCGCAGCTCGTCCCGCGACTCCACGGAGATTGCCAGTTTCAGCAACACACAGCTTAGCTTCTTTCCAGACTTAGGTCTGCTCAACGATGATGGTGGAGCACTTAGCTACCAGCGTGTAGAGCTTTTAGATT CGCCCATTCGCCGGCCCGTGCTGATCATCGGTCCGTTGTCCGAGTGTCTGATGGTTCGCCTTACAATTGACTTCTCCAACCTCTTCAAACTGTGCGAGGTGACGGCCATGGACTGCTCGCAGGAGGCCATGGAGGAGGGTCTGAAAGAAAACATCTTTGTGGACTATCGGCGAAGGGGCAACAAGTTTGAATGCACCACCGTTGAGTCCATTAGCAATGCCTGTAAAAAT GATCGACGCCACTGCATCCTTGACGTGTCCATCTCCGCCGTGGAGCGTCTGCAGCGCCTACAAATCTATCCAATTGTCCTCCTGCTGCGCTTTAAGTCTGCAAAACAAATCCGCGATATTCGCGACTTTGGCACCGACAAAATCTCAGCCAAGGCGGCCAAGGAGATGTACGAGCGGGCAATGAAGCTCGAGACCGACTACAAGCAGTACATATCAG CCGTAATCCCCGGCGTCAGTATCAAGCACATGTGCACCCAAATCAAAGATGCCGTCGACAAGGAGCAGGACAAGCTGCTTTGGGTGCCCGTATCGAGTGGCTGA
- the LOC6731982 gene encoding conserved oligomeric Golgi complex subunit 8, whose translation MDFPDKMDLENERVLKLIFPDGVPDNLRGNPELDNYLAKLGTCKVEQLKKEQTRLAEEARTILEQTQDLAISNYRTFITTAENSRSIFSEFLRSEQQLDTLVSKLPDLSVQCERFLQDSAELNEQRRLNSITLQKNAQLLEVLELPQLMERCIREGRYEEALELAAYATRLGQHQGHIPVVTSIVRSVEALWHTMLVQLVAQLRTDLQLPKCLQIVGYLRRMQAFGDNELRLKFLQARDAWLTSCLEAIPTGDAQQHLSKTIEITRINLFNIITQYRAIFPEDEGTLKTQSSLRPLQGVSCNGDRLFQAWLHNKINDFLQTLERDLQLGVGSVETVLGQCMYFGLSFSRVGADFRALMAPIFVGVIRRRFESSVEQVDDQFERELERFTLINKVALHSHARKQVDPEQESYAPPETLLDFYPLAALCNGYLSALNELRLCAPLALATDVTRCLQHSLQQAAQRVLAFYRQEQQAFAGSEREAFVRLCSCLAYDLVPYIQRCIHGVFPPQSLTVHLGISLLQLEQQQLTYLQQTRILEPLKHLLPTKALVQPQEKVMEAKPSTAVPVTAEG comes from the exons atggACTTTCCGGACAAAATGGACTTGGAGAACGAGAGGGTGCTGAAGCTGATATTCCCCGACGGTGTGCCAG ACAATCTGCGTGGCAATCCGGAGCTGGATAACTACCTGGCCAAACTGGGCACCTGCAAGGTGGAGCAGCTGAAGAAGGAGCAGACGCGACTGGCGGAAGAGGCACGCACCATTCTGGAGCAGACACAGGACCTGGCCATCTCCAACTACAGAACCTTCATCACCACCGCGGAGAACTCGCGTTCGATTTTCAGCGAGTTCCTGCGGTCAGAGCAGCAGCTGGACACACTGGTGTCCAAGCTTCCCGACCTCAGTGTCCAGTGCGAACGCTTTCTGCAGGACTCAGCCGAGCTAAATGAGCAACGGCGTCTGAATTCCATTACTCTGCAAAAGAACGCCCAGTTGCTGGAAGTCCTCGAACTGCCGCAACTCATGGAGCGCTGCATCCGCGAGGGCCGCTACGAGGAGGCTCTGGAACTGGCCGCCTACGCCACCCGTTTGGGCCAGCATCAGGGGCATATTCCCGTGGTCACA AGCATTGTGCGCTCAGTGGAAGCCCTGTGGCACACCATGCTGGTGCAGCTGGTTGCACAGCTGCGGACGGATCTCCAGCTGCCCAAGTGCTTGCAAATCGTGGGCTACCTTCGCCGGATGCAGGCATTCGGAGACAACGAGCTGCGACTGAAGTTTCTGCAGGCAAGGGACGCGTGGTTAACCTCTTGCCTGGAGGCTATACCCACTGGAGATG CCCAGCAGCACCTATCGAAAACCATCGAGATTACTCGTATAAATCTTTTCAATATAATCACCCAGTATCGTGCAATTTTCCCGGAAGACGAGGGCACTCTGAAGACGCAGAGTTCTTTAAGACCGCTGCAGGGCGTCAGCTGCAACGGAGACAGACTTTTCCAGGCCTGGCTGCACAATAAG ATCAACGACTTTCTGCAGACTCTGGAACGCGATCTACAGCTAGGAGTTGGCTCCGTGGAAACAGTGCTTGGCCAGTGCATGTACTTTGGGCTGTCGTTTAGCCGCGTGGGCGCTGATTTTCGTGCTCTTATGGCTCCAATTTTCGTGGGCGTGATCCGCCGTCGCTTTGAGAGCAGCGTGGAGCAGGTCGACGATCAGTTTGAGCGGGAACTGGAAAGATTCACTTTAATCAACAAGGTGGCGCTGCACTCTCACGCCCGCAAGCAGGTTGATCCCGAGCAGGAGTCCTACGCGCCGCCCGAAACTCTATTGGATTTCTATCCCCTGGCCGCTTTGTGCAATGGCTATCTGAGCGCCTTGAACGAGCTGCGTCTGTGTGCTCCCTTGGCCTTGGCCACCGACGTTACCCGCTGTCTGCAGCACTCCCTGCAACAGGCTGCTCAGCGTGTGCTTGCCTTTTatcggcaggagcagcaggcctTCGCCGGCAGCGAACGAGAGGCATTTGTTCGGCTCTGCTCATGTCTGGCCTACGACCTGGTACCCTATATTCAGAGGTGCATCCATGGAGTCTTTCCCCCGCAGTCGCTAACTGTTCACTTGGGCATTAGCTTGCTCCAgctggagcaacagcagctcaCCTACTTGCAGCAGACTCGCATTCTTGAGCCCTTAAAGCACTTACTGCCGACCAAAGCGCTGGTGCAGCCCCAGGAAAAAGTGATGGAGGCTAAGCCAAGCACTGCGGTGCCTGTCACTGCCGAGGGATAA
- the LOC6731983 gene encoding protein spaetzle 4, translating into MVRTQMDRRSPITRLITTKAIVSLLILLAIALPLASAGFGFDSANSCSPNGKISRRGRAQMLAAIPCDLGQQAFCHLPGSAYPWHAVRRFVHENQGLMKRMYGDVRHISILRDEIQNNEVDADDIEQTAERYSKDGGRRSAKYLMNSRDRDREREDFGSFKSNDVLIEPHFRPVSTMTTSTTKATTTTTTAPEIVSSTTDRTPNEVTDPTPGNTNSTISTTQGTVPPLNEKPELETDIVEIQPSPESNSVYEVVSPSVPSTTSTAKPSSSAGENIQIIDSPQLGLRNLSAEASPSQEPHTATTGKSTSVPKSSTTLPIRKRKPAETTTTAASPKVSSSMSTPTTTTATLLIRRNVTKYSPASVTTPISFASLFSGTSSGLFSPEKLRRPLTTTSSTSAPAPSPPAGGTPASSSTGSASKSGLLREGQLFQDAMKQEPVAVASNLRGVNACPVKDEVVAPFWANNTRGEVLALLNLYPFEQYVHWEKCTHEFKQMFCRDGCRCEQQYRLHRLLAYDPHNECRGIFSDWFRFPSSCICKCYNIPMEFRATSRSPRSDSRFDAPKSNPIEAAEAEVQRAIYEHATEEWYRPRDEFDFLED; encoded by the exons ATGGTGCGCACCCAAATGGATAGGCGATCGCCGATCACTAGACTAATAACG ACTAAGGCTATCGTGAGTTTGCTGATCCTATTGGCGATTGCTCTACCACTAGCTTCCGCCGGATTTGGCTTCGACTCGGCCAACTCGTGCAGTCCCAATGGGAAGATATCGCGACGTGGTCGGGCCCAGATGCTGGCCGCGATTCCCTGCGACCTGGGTCAGCAGGCCTTCTGCCATCTGCCAGGATCCGCTTATCCATGGCACGCTGTACGACGATTCGTGCACGAGAACCAGGGTCTGATGAAGCGCATGTACGGCGATGTGAGGCACATTTCCATTCTGCGGGACGAGATCCAGAACAACGAGGTGGACGCGGACGACATTGAGCAGACGGCGGAGCGATACAGCAAGGATGGCGGACGGCGGAGTGCCAAGTATCTCATGAATAGTAGAGATCGCGATCGTGAGCGGGAAGATTTCGGAAGCTTCAAGAGCAACGATGTGCTAATAGAGCCGCACTTTCGACCAGTCTCCACGATGACCACAAGTACGACTAAGGCTACGACGACTACAACCACTGCTCCCGAAATAGTTAGTAGCACTACGGACCGAACTCCAAATGAGGTTACCGACCCAACGCCTGGAAATACAAATAGTACGATAAGTACCACTCAAGGAACTGTGCCACCTTTAAACGAAAAACCCGAATTAGAAACAGACATTGTGGAGATCCAGCCCAGTCCAGAGTCGAACAGCGTCTACGAAGTGGTGTCCCCTTCAGTTCCATCAACCACGTCCACCGCCAAACCTTCGTCCTCAGCTGGTGAAAATATACAGATCATTGACTCACCACAGTTGGGACTTCGTAATCTAAGTGCAGAGGCTAGTCCATCACAAGAACCACATACTGCCACAACTGGGAAGTCCACATCTGTGCCCAAGAGCTCGACAACTCTGCCCATTAGGAAAAGGAAACCGGCAGAGACGACCACCACTGCAGCCAGTCCGAAAGTCTCGAGCAGCATGTCGACACCAACCACAACAACGGCAACCTTGCTGATACGTCGCAATGTAACCAAGTACTCACCCGCATCCGTGACCACGCCCATCAGCTTCGCCTCGCTCTTCTCCGGCACCTCCAGCGGGCTTTTTAGTCCGGAGAAGCTGCGCAGACCCTTGACCACGACGAGCAGTACAagtgctccagctccatctcctcCGGCGGGAGGTACTCCAGCGAGCAGCTCGACCGGAAGCGCCAGCAAGTCTGGCCTGCTAAGGGAGGGTCAGCTGTTCCAGGATGCCATGAAGCAAGAGCCCGTGGCTGTGGCCAGCAACTTGCGTGGAGT GAATGCCTGCCCCGTGAAGGATGAAGTGGTGGCTCCCTTTTGGGCAAACAATACTCGCGGCGAGGTCTTAGCCCTCCTTAACCTCTATCCCTTCGAGCAGTACGTCCACTGGGAGAAGTGCACGCACGAGTTCAAGCAGATGTTCTGCCGCGATGGATGCAGATGTGAACAGCAGTACCGCCTCCACAGATTGTTGGCCTACGATCCGCATAACGAGTGCCGCGGTATATTCTCCGACTGGTTCCGATTCCCGTCCAGCTGCATATGCAAGTGCTACAATATACCGATGGAGTTCCGCGCAACATCACGTAGTCCACGGTCCGATAGTCGCTTCGATGCTCCAAAATCCAATCCCATCGAGGCTGCGGAGGCGGAGGTCCAACGGGCCATTTACGAACATGCCACGGAAGAGTGGTATCGCCCACGCGATGAGTTCGACTTCTTGGAGGACTAA